The Thermoanaerobacterales bacterium genome includes the window TCAGGACCTGGATCTTTTCATCCAGTTCGTCAAGGAATACGCCTATTTCCGCATCCGAGAACATTATTCGCCCTCCCAGCGGCTAAGCCGTGGCCTGCACGGACATGTCCGCCCCGCGCAACTCCTCCTGTTCCGCTTCTATCAGGACCTTCTCGGTGTCCAGCATGATGATCAACCGCTCGCCCCAGAGGGCGATGCCCCGCAGGTAGGCGGAGTCGATCCCGTTGATCACCGGCGGCGGGGGCTCGATGCTGTCCGCCGGCAGGCGCAGGACCTCGAGGACG containing:
- a CDS encoding chemotaxis protein CheW, with protein sequence VLEVLRLPADSIEPPPPVINGIDSAYLRGIALWGERLIIMLDTEKVLIEAEQEELRGADMSVQATA